The genomic segment GTCCCCGCCGCGGCCCAGAACTCCGCCGACCTGCGCCCCGCGGCTTACGCCATCCGCGACGCGCGGGTCGTGGTGGAGGCCGGTACGGTGCTGCCGAAGGCCACGGTGATCGTCCGCGACGGGCTGATCGTGGCCGTGGGACCGGACCTGGCGATCCCGGCGGACGCGCTCGTCACCGAGGGCAAGGGGCTGACCGTGTACCCCGGCTTCCTCGACGCCGGCAGCGCACGCGGCTACGACGCCGCACTCCGCCGGTCCCTCGGCGGGCCGCCCGCGGCCGAGGATATGGCCGCCGATCCGCTCGTCGCCACCAAGCCCGACAACCGCAAGGGGCTGACCCCCGAGTTCGCGGTCCAGACGGCCCTCAAACTGGACGAGGAGTCGGTCGCGGCGTGGCGGAAGGTCGGCTTCACGGCCCACCTCGTCACGCCCGACGGCGGCTACATGTCCGGCACGAGCGCCCTGGTGAGCCTCAGCGGGGCCGTCCCGCGCGACGCCGTCCTCCGCGCGCCGGTCGCGCTGCACGCGCGCTTCGGCCGGGTGGTCGGCCCCGAGTACCCGACCGCACTGATGGGGGTCATCGCCCATGCCCGGCAGACGATGCTCGACGCCGGCTGGCTGAAGCGGCAATGGGCCGCCTACGACGCCCGCGGGAAGACCGGCAAGCGCCCCGCCGCCGACCCGTGCCTCGAATCGCTCTGGCCGGCGCTCGACGGCAAGCTCCCGGTCGCGGTCGAGGCCGATTCGGCCGATGAGATCAACCGCGCCCTCGACTTCGCGGCGGAGTTCAAGGTGAAGCCGATCATCGTCGGCGGGCGCAACGCCTGGAAAGTGGCCCCGCGCCTGGCGGCCGAAAAGGTGCCGGTGGTCCTGCGGCTCGACTTCACTGCGGTTCCGGAGCGCGAGGCCGAACTGCCCGCCCGCGTGCGCGACGACCGCGACCGCGTGCGGCAACAGGAGGTCGCTTGCGCCGCGGCGCTGCATAAGGCCGGCGTCACGTTCGCGTTCACCTCGCAGGGGCTGGCCGCGCCGCGGTTCCGCGAAAACGTGTGCAAGGCGATCGCCGCCGGCCTGCCCGCCGACGCGGCCCTGGCCGCGCTGACCCGCGACGCCGCCGATGTCCTCGGCGTCGCGCCGCAGGTGGGCCGGGTGACGAAGGGCCGGGCCGCTCACCTCGTCGTGTGCGAAGGCGACTTCGACGCCGCTTCCACGAAGTACAAGCTCGCGTTCGCCGACGGCGTGCGGTTCGATCTGGAAGCCGCCCTCCCGCCGGCCGGCGCCACCGCCGCCGAACCGATCGTTCCGAAGAAGGGCGGGCGCCCGCGCCCCGGCACCGATCCCGATGCCCCGGCGCCCAAGACGCCCGCGCCCGCTCCGGCACCCACTGCGAAGGGTCCGCCCGACCAGGGCGACCGCCCGACCGCGGACCGCCCCTCGGCGTCGTTCATCGGCACCGCGTTCCGCTCGCTCGATGCGATGCTCGGCGCCGACCGCGCGACGACCGAGATCGAGGCGGACCGGAAACCGTCGGTGAAGACCGGCGGCGACGTTCTCGTCCGCAACGCCACGATCCTCACGGGCGCCGGAAAGACGCTCATGGGAACTGACATCCTCGTCCGGGGCGGGAAGATCCGCGCCATCGGGTCGAATTTGACCGCCGAGAAGGGCGTCACGGTCATCGACGCCGAGGGGCTGTTCGTGATGCCGGGGATCATCGACTCGCACTCGCACTTCGCCATCAGCGGCGGGGTGAACGAGGCGTCGCTGTCGGTCGTGCCCGAGGTCCGCGTCCGCGACGTGATCGACTCCGAAGACGTGCAGATCTACCGCGCGCTCGGCGGCGGCGTCACCACGGCCCGCCTGCTCCACGGCAGCGCCAACGTGATCGGCGGACAGGACGTGGTCGTGAAGATGAAGTACGGCCGGTCGGCGCAGGAGATGCTCGTGGCCGACGCCCCGCGCGGCGTGAAGTTCGCCCTGGGCGAGAACGTCAAGCGCACCGACGGGCGGTTCCCCAACAGCCGGCTCGGCGTGGAGGCGGTGCTGATCCGCGCGTTCACGGAGGCCCAGACGTACCGCCAGAAGTGGGCCGACTTCGAGAAGAGCAAGGACCGCGGCGAACCGCTGCCGGAGCCCCGCCGCGACCTGCGGTTGGAGGCGCTCGCCGACGTGCTCGCCGGTGACCTCCGCGTTCACTCCCACTGCTACCGCTCCGACGAGATCCTGATGCTGCTCCGCGTTGCCGACAAGTTCGGCGTGAAGGTGCGGTCGCTCCAGCACGTCCTCGAGGGGTACAAGGTCGCCTCCGAGATCGCCGCCCACGGCGCGAGCGTGAGCCTGTTCAGCGACTGGTGGGCGTACAAGATCGAGGCGTTCGACGCGATCCCCTACGGCGCCAAGCTGCTCCGGGACGCCGGGGCCAACGTGTGCCTGAAGTCCGACGACAACGAGCTGATGCGGCACCTGAACCAGGAGGCCGCGAAGCTCGTGAAGTACTGCGGGTTCACGCCCGAAGAGGCGCTCCACACCATCACCTTGAACCCGGCCAAACAGCTCGGACTCGACGGCCGGCTCGGCACCATTGAGGTGGGCAAGGACGCGGACCTCGCGATCTTCTCGGGCCACCCGCTCAACTCGTACGCCCGGTGCGAGATGACGCTGGTCGAGGGCGAGGTCTACTTCCAGCGGTCGGAGAAGCTCGCGCCGGTCGCGATCGCGAAGGCGGACCCGACGAAGGCGCCGGCATCGCCGTTCGCGGCCATTCCGGAACTGCCGAAGGGCACGTACGTCCTCCAGGGAGGAACCGTCCACCAGCCGGGCAAGCCGGCGTTCGTCGGGTCCGTGGTCGTGGACGCCGCGAGCGGGAAGATCGCCCAGGTCGCCCGCGCCGGTGAGAAGGTGGACGCGCCGGCCGACGCCCGCGTGGTCATTTGCACCGGCCTGCACCTCTACCCGGGGCTGATCGACTCCGGCACGGTCCTGGGCCTCGTGGAGATCGATTCGGCCCGCGAGACGAACGACTCCCGCGACGGCGGCGACTTCCAGCCGGACCTGCGGGCGAGCGTGGGCATCAACCCCGACTCGGAACTGATCCCGGTCACCCGCGCGAACGGCGTGACCACGGTCGTCACGCGGCCGACCGGCTCGCTCCTGCCCGGT from the Frigoriglobus tundricola genome contains:
- a CDS encoding amidohydrolase family protein, which gives rise to MNVRRLGLALLGALVPVTLSVPAAAQNSADLRPAAYAIRDARVVVEAGTVLPKATVIVRDGLIVAVGPDLAIPADALVTEGKGLTVYPGFLDAGSARGYDAALRRSLGGPPAAEDMAADPLVATKPDNRKGLTPEFAVQTALKLDEESVAAWRKVGFTAHLVTPDGGYMSGTSALVSLSGAVPRDAVLRAPVALHARFGRVVGPEYPTALMGVIAHARQTMLDAGWLKRQWAAYDARGKTGKRPAADPCLESLWPALDGKLPVAVEADSADEINRALDFAAEFKVKPIIVGGRNAWKVAPRLAAEKVPVVLRLDFTAVPEREAELPARVRDDRDRVRQQEVACAAALHKAGVTFAFTSQGLAAPRFRENVCKAIAAGLPADAALAALTRDAADVLGVAPQVGRVTKGRAAHLVVCEGDFDAASTKYKLAFADGVRFDLEAALPPAGATAAEPIVPKKGGRPRPGTDPDAPAPKTPAPAPAPTAKGPPDQGDRPTADRPSASFIGTAFRSLDAMLGADRATTEIEADRKPSVKTGGDVLVRNATILTGAGKTLMGTDILVRGGKIRAIGSNLTAEKGVTVIDAEGLFVMPGIIDSHSHFAISGGVNEASLSVVPEVRVRDVIDSEDVQIYRALGGGVTTARLLHGSANVIGGQDVVVKMKYGRSAQEMLVADAPRGVKFALGENVKRTDGRFPNSRLGVEAVLIRAFTEAQTYRQKWADFEKSKDRGEPLPEPRRDLRLEALADVLAGDLRVHSHCYRSDEILMLLRVADKFGVKVRSLQHVLEGYKVASEIAAHGASVSLFSDWWAYKIEAFDAIPYGAKLLRDAGANVCLKSDDNELMRHLNQEAAKLVKYCGFTPEEALHTITLNPAKQLGLDGRLGTIEVGKDADLAIFSGHPLNSYARCEMTLVEGEVYFQRSEKLAPVAIAKADPTKAPASPFAAIPELPKGTYVLQGGTVHQPGKPAFVGSVVVDAASGKIAQVARAGEKVDAPADARVVICTGLHLYPGLIDSGTVLGLVEIDSARETNDSRDGGDFQPDLRASVGINPDSELIPVTRANGVTTVVTRPTGSLLPGQGSLINLAGWVPAEMVVVDAISLHVEYPGEPAFRGFNANPNVAFEGGNNAAAKFRREEKLTKLKELFETARRYDAAKKAGLPTPTNPRLESLIPYVRGEKPVVFTADRKADILGALKLADELKVKPVISGGIESWKVAPELKKRDVAVILGPVMSLPRETGDRYDSAYAAAGKLHEAGVRFCIRSAGSNNTRNLPYEAAMAVAYGLPPEEGLKAVTVNAAEILGVADKFGTVETGKHANLVIATGDVLQASTQVLSVFVEGRPYEPTNKQTRLFDKYQKRLNEIKSNESPPKTGRP